A single Callithrix jacchus isolate 240 chromosome 4, calJac240_pri, whole genome shotgun sequence DNA region contains:
- the TMEM14A gene encoding transmembrane protein 14A, producing MDLIGFGYAALVTFGSIFGYKRRGGVLSLIAGLFVGCLAGYGAYRVSNDKRDVKVSLFTAFFLATIMGVRFKRSKKIMPAGLVAGLSLMMILRLVLLLL from the exons ATGGACCTGATCGGTTTTGGTTATGCAGCCCTCGTGACATTTGGAAGCATTTTTGGATATAAGCGGAGAG GTGGTGTTTTGTCTTTGATTGCTGGTCTTTTTGTTGGCTGTTTGGCTGGCTATGGCGCTTACCGTGTCTCCAACGACAAACGAGATGTAAAAGTGTCACTGT TTACAGCTTTCTTCCTGGCCACCATAATGGGTGTGAGATTTAAGAGGTCCAAGAAAATAATGCCTGCTGGTCTGGTTGCAGGTTTAAG CCTCATGATGATCCTAAGACTCGTCTTGTTGCTGCTCTGA